The DNA segment CTGGAACAGGGAAAACTCATTAAAAAAGAAAACGTTGATAAAATGAAACATTTTATTGATGATTACGGATATGGCCTTGTGAAATTCCCATTTGAAAAGTATACAGGATTTGGACATAACGGCGCCATTGACGGTTTCAGATCAGAGCTGGTATACTTTCCTGAATTGAAAACAGCGGTTAGTTTCACAGTCAATCAGCAGGATATGGATTCTGATGAAATTTTTTCAAGAATGATGGCCGTTGCAACCGGAAAAGATTTTGAGATCCCCAATTTTAAGACGATAAACATTCCGGAAAACATACTTCAGAAATACGCCGGAACATACGCTTCTGTTGGAGTACCTCTGAAAATTAATATCTTTATCCAGGATAAAAAACTGATGGCGCAGGCAACCGGACAAAGCGCATTTCCTCTCGAAGCAACTTCTGTCACAAACTTTACATGTGATATGTACGGAATAGAAATCAATTTTTATCCCGAAAAAAATCAGTTCATCATCATGCAGGGAGGATCCAAAAACACATTCACAAAAGAATAAAACAATGAAATATTTAAAAATAAATATTGAAAAAAATGCAGACATCGAAGTCCTGAAAACGGTTATCCTTCAATTAAAAGGTGTAGATTCAGCAGAAATTATCGACGACGAAAATCCCGAAAGTGAACTTAAAAAAGCCTTTGCGAAAACGAAAGAACAGTTCAAAAAAGGAGATTACGAAACGTTAGTTAATGATATTTTTGATATTTTAACCAAGAAATAATTTTTAATCATAATGAAAAAAGCCATTTTATCGATCGCTCTTTTAGGAATTTTCTTTTCCACCAATGTAGCGGCACAAACCGAAACTTCAGGAAGAGAAAAAGTCTACCGGGCTACTCATACCAAAGTAACTGAACTTAAACATACCAAACTTAAAGTAAATTTCGATTATCAGAAAGAACAGATGAACGGTGAAGAATGGCTCACCGCATCACCGTTTTTTTACCCTTCCAACGAACTCACGCTCGATGCCAAAGGAATGCTGATTCATGAAGTAGCATTAGAATCGAATGGTAAAAAATCTCCGTTAAAATATGATTATAAGGACGATATTCTTAAAATCACTTTAGATAAAACCTACCAGAAAAACCAGGATTACACGGTTTATATTAAATATACTTCCCGTCCAAACGAAGTGAAGCAGGAAGGAAGCGCCGCTATCAATGATGCAAAAGGACTCTACTTTATCAACGCACAAGGGAAAGATCCAGATATGCCTACACAGATATGGACGCAGGGCGAAACCGAATCTTCTTCAGCCTGGTTTCCTACCATTGATAAACCCAATCAGAAGACTACTCAGGAAATCTACATGACGGTTCCTGACAAATATGTTACGCTTTCAAACGGTATCCTGAAAGATTCTCAAAAAGAATCCAACGGCTTGAGAACGGATCATTGGGTGATGGATAAAAGACATTCTACCTACCTGTTTTTCATGGGTGTGGGAGAATATGCTATTGTAAAAGATAAATGGAGAAACATTCCTGTAGATTATTATATTGAAAAAGAATATGAGCCGTATGCAAAGCAGATCTACGGAAATACGCCGGAAATGATCGAGTTTTTCTCTAAAAAACTGGGTTACGATTATCCTTGGGCTAAATATGCACAGATTTCCGGAAGAAACTACGTCAGCGGCGCAATGGAAAATACAACGGCCACTCTTCACGGAAGTGATATCCTGCAGAAACCCGGGCAATTAATTGATGAAAACACTTGGGAAGATACCATTGCCCATGAATTGTTTCACCATTGGTTTGGTGATCTTGTCACAGCGGAAAGCTGGAGCAATCTTACGGTTAACGAATCTTTTGCCAACTATTCGGAGTATCTGTGGAATGAATTTAAGTATGGAAAAGATCAGGCAGACTATCATCAGATGACAGATGTGAATATGTACATCCACAATCCTACCGATTTTAAAAATAATCTTGTACGATTTGATTACGCTTCCCGCGAAGATGTTTTCGACCTCGTGACCTATCAGAAAGGAGGAGGAATACTTCACATGCTCAGAAACTATCTTGGCGATGAGGCTTTCTTTGCCGGAATGCAGGATTATCTTAAAACCAACGAATATCAGAATGCCGAAGCTCATCAGCTGAGACTTTCATTCGAAAAAGTTTCCGGAAAAGACCTGAATTGGTTCTTCAATCAGTGGTATTTCGGTAGTGGAAACCCGAAAATCAATTATTCCTACACTTTCGAACCTGTTAAAAAGCAAGTTGCAGTGACCATTGAGCAGACGCAGGAACAGCCGTTCCAGTTTCCTCTGGCCATTGATGTTTACGAAAATGGAAAACCTAAAAGATATAACGTTTGGGTAAATGCGGAAGCTAAAAATACATTCAACTTTGATGTTTCTAAAAATGCAGATCTTGTCAACATTAATGCAGATGGCGTTTTACTGGCAGAAATCAACGATACCAAAACACCTGAACAGTATCTGATGCAGTTTACGGGATCTAAAGAATTCAAAAGCAGATACAATGCTTTAAATGGTATTAAAGATCAGGTCGGAAAAAATCCTGCAGCAACTAAATTATTGTCGGCAGCAATCAAAGATCCTTACTTCAGAACAAGGATAAAAGCATTGCAGCTTATGGATCTTTCCAATGCAGAGCAATTGAAGGCTTTAGGCTCAGATGTTGAAAAATTAGCTTCTAACGATCCTAAGACACTGGTTCAGGCGGCAGCTATTTCAGCATTGGCAAAAACAAAGGATAAAAAGTACATGCCGATATTTGAAAAAGGAATTAATGCGGTCTCCAATGCCGTAAAAGGAAGTTCTGTGGGAGCTATTGTTGCTATTGATCCGTCAAAAGCTGCGGCATATGCTGATAAAATTGATTTAGAAGGAGCTTCGGAAACACTGGCTGCACAAATGCTTCCGATTATTGTAAAGAATAAAGTTACTTCCCAAATGGCCAATATTGCGCAATTTGCAGCGTTTTATCCTTTTATCAAATTCCAGAATCCTGAACTTGGAAAATCTGCAGAAGAAGGATTCAACTGGATTATGACCTCAGACAATGTAAAAGCTACAGAAAGCATCACGAAAATTCTTGGTCAGGCAAAAGGACAGATTGGTGAAAACCCTCAGGTAAAAATGATGATAAGCCAAATGCTGAAAGATGGTCTGAATAAAAAAATGGAGCTTTTAAAACAGAATCCTCAAAGTGCCGCAAGCATTAATAAACAGATCGATCTGCTGAATAAAGCAATTGAAGATTTTAAATAATGTTCAGGTAAACTCTATAATATTATAATGATGATAACCGCTATTTTATAATAGCGGTTATTTTATTGGTTAAACGATTTTTATTAAATTTTATATATTAAATTTTTAATATTGTTGATTTATTTGTTTTTATATTATAATTTTGTTAATGAATTAACATTAAAATAATTGCTAATGAAAACAAATCTACTTTCTAAAAAAATTAAAAACCGATATGTATTTTCGGCTTTAACCATTTTTTCCGCTATTGGGCTTCATGCTCAAATTTCAACATTTCCCTGGACGGAAACTTTTGAAGACAATTCTCCTACCAGATCAGGCTGGACTCAGGTTTATGAAACAAACAACATGTCCTGGACATTCGCATCTTCTGCAACCACAGGAAGTAATGGAGTAACAGCGTTTGCCGGAACAAAATTTGCCAACTTTCCGGCGAATTCTTCCGGTGCAGACAAAACAAAGCTTGTAACCCCGCCACTGAATAGTTTGGTGCTCACTTCGCCCAGACTGAGCTTTTATCTTATCAATCCCCAACAGGGATCGAATGCGAACTGGGTAAGAATTTACTACCGGATGTCAGCGTCTGATTCATGGAACATGGTGATGGGATTTCAGCCGCCTTTTAATTCCTGGTACTTCTTTGCCAACGTTAATCTTCCTCCCAATCTTTATCAGGTTGCCATAGAATGTGAAAATGCACAGGGATATTCTACATTGATTGATAATTTTACGATTAGCAATGATGTTTTAGGGGTGAATGATGTAAGGGTTTCTCCGAAATCATCGATTAATTATTATCCGAATCCTGTTAATGATATTTTGCATTATCAGGCAAAAGATAAGGTACACGAAATGACCATTTATGACGCGAACGGAAGAAGCATTCAGACGCATACAGTAAATGCTGAACAGGGAAATATAAATATTTCTACTTTGAGTAATGGGATATATGTTATTTCAGGAAAAACTGATAAAGGAATAGAATCATTTAAGATCATTAAAAATTAATTTACTTCTCATGGTATAAAAGATAAATAGTTAATAATTTACATCAGGACATCTCATCACGGGATGTCTTTTTTTATATTAAAATAAAAATATTGACGAAATTTAGATAAAATCATATGTGATTAAACGTTTACATTTTTTAAATTCGTATTAAATTAAAAGATATGACTTTCGGAATTGAAGCGGCAAGCTACCATGTGCCCTCATTATATTTGGAAATTAAAGATTTAGCGGAAAAAAGAGGAATTGAACCCGCAAAACTGGAAAAAGGTCTGGGCTTGCATAAAATGGGATTCCCGGATGTGCATGAAGATGCGGCAACATTTGCTGCAGAAGCCTTATTAAAACTGATTAAAGATTACCATATTAATCCAAAAGACATTGCAAGAATTTATCTGGGGACAGAAAGCGCTCTCGATGCGGCAAAGCCAACAGCTTCCTACGCGATGCAAATGGTAGAAAAGGTGCTGGAGGAAGAATTTGGAGAAAGATGTTTCAAAAACTGTGATGTGGTGGATCTCACCTTCGCCTGTATCGGGGCAGTAGACGCATTTCACAATTCTTTAGACTTTGTAAGAGTAAATCCGGATAAAAAAGCAGTTGTTATCGCCAGCGATTATGCAAAATATGAACTGGCTTCTTCCGGTGAATACACGCAGGGTGGTGGAGCGGTCGCTGTTTTGGTTTCTTCAAAACCGGATTTAATTGAATTTGAAAACAATTGGGGAGTGGCGACAGAATCTGTCTTTGACTTCTTCAAGCCGAGACGTCATTTCAAAAAAGAAAATCTGAACAATGCTCCCGAAAGTTTCCCGGAAAAAATTGAAATTTTTACGGATGAACCGGTTTTCGACGGGCAATATTCCAATCAGTGTTATCAGGACAGAATCAGGGAAGCGTACAACCATTATAAAGAAATTACCGGGAAAAATAAACCGTATGAACACTGGAAATATCTGATTTTCCATCTTCCGTACGCATTTCACGGTAAAAGGGTTTTTACGGAGATTTACAGTCTGGAAAACGGACTATCCTACGAAACGCCTGAAGAGCAAAAAGCAGTCGCAAAATCAGAAGCGTATATTCAGTTTATTAATGATAAAATTGAAAAATCACAGCGTGCTTCCTCAGAAATCGGAAATATGTACACAGCATCCATTTTTATGGCTTTGCTTTCTGCATTACAGACTTCTTTTAATGAAAATGAAGAATTAACCGGAAAGGAAATTGGCTTTTTAGGATATGGAAGCGGTTCCAAATCGAAAGTTTTTGCCGGGAAAGTTTCAGCAAACTGGAAAAACGTAGTTTCAAAATGGGATGTATTTGAAGAATTAAAAAGCAGAACAGCCATCAATTTTGAAACCTATGAAAAGCTTCACAGAAAGCAGCTGGAAAATTCTGTTAATGAAAATTACAAAGGGTTCGGATTAAAATATGTGGAATTGGAAAACCCGGTCTTGAAAGGAGCAAGATATTATCATTATCAGAAATAGAAGGGCCTCTTAAGTAAGGATAATTTGAAATTTGTCATTCTGAGGGACGAAGAATCTGTTTAAATTAATTATTTGAGATTCTTCATTTTATTCAGAATGACTTTTTTTAGAATGACTTTTTTATAACCAGAAATATAACAATAATAAAAAGCAGAATACAAAGATTTAATAATCAAGTTAGCTTTTCTGCTTACTTTTTACGCCAAATAGGGATATCATTCAAAAATATCTAAGGTATTTTTATCCTGATAATTCTTTGGCGTAACCCCTACCAGCTGCTTAAAAACACGTGTGAAATAATTGGCATCCGAAAAGCCGGTCTGAAAAGCGGTTTCTTTAATGCTGTTCCTGCTTTTCAGTAACTCTTTTGCCCTGCTGATTCTTTCCTGGAGAATAAATTCATTTGGGGAAGTTCCCAGCTCATCCTTAAACATCCTGAAGAAATTCGATTTACTCACATATGCCAGTTTTGCAATGCTTTCAATAGAGAGTTTCTGATGAAGGTTTTTCCGGATATAATCTACCGCAAAACTGATTCTGGATCTGTTTTTTGCAATATTTTTCTCTACCATGCTTCTTGCCTGGGTCTGCATCAAACGGATCAGAAGTTCTTTCAAAGCAAAATCAGCCATAATATCTTTCTGTGAATTATCATCCATGGCAATACGCATAATATTGTTTGTGGCGGAAGCTAAAGATTGATTGTTGAAAAGAAAATATTCATCAAGTTCAATATTCCACTGTGAAGTTTCATCCGTTTTCGGCAGGTGATAATTAAGATGATTAAGAGAGTTTTCTATAAATTCGGGATTCAGGCTCAGGGAAATGCATTGAGATGGCGTTTCGTCTGCTTCCGGAAAATCAATAATCATGGTTTCGCCCGGAGCTACCAGAACACTCTCACCGGGGTAATAATCAAAATAATTCGTCTTATTGTCGAGCTTCATATGCTTTTTTCCGCGAAGCATAGTGGTAAAAGCGATGGTTTCAAAATGCAGTTTTACATCAAAAGCGGCTTTATGTGTTTCATAGATACTGAATTCACAATTGTTCAGATTGAATTTGGTCTGATTTTCAACCATGCTTAAAAGCTGGTTTTCCTTTTTCAATTCAGGAGTTTTCAGTAAAAATTTGTGATCATTCATTTCTAAACAATTTATGTTTACACGTATCTCAAATATAAGAAAAATATGGTATCTGCTGAATGTTAATGAATTATAAAATTATTATTCTGTACGATTTTGAAGCTTTTTTGTACGATTATGCTATTCAAATCTCAAATGTAGGTGTAATTTGGCTATTAAGAAAAATTAAAAATTGTACAAATATGAGCACTACAACACAACAACAATCAGACACATTACTTCAATGGCCTGAATTCAAAAAGAGATATGATAATTATATCAATGGTCAGTTCACGGCACCGGTAAACGGAGAGTACTTCGATGTTGTATCGCCGGTGGACGGGAAAAAGTTTACGCAGGCTGCCCATTCCTCAAAAGAAGATCTGGAGATGGCTGTTAATGCTGCGGAAAAAGCGTTTCAGACCTGGAAAGATACTTCATCAACAGAAAGAAGTGTTATTTTGAATAAAATTGCCGACAGGATTGAGCAGAACCTGGAATACATCGCAACCGTTGAAACCATTGACAACGGTAAGGCGGTAAGAGAAACGCTCGCGGCAGATATTCCTTTGGCAATTGATCATTTCAGATATTTCGCTTCGGTGATCAGAGCGGAAGAAGGTTCCCATAATGAATTGGACAAAGACACCGTTTCCCTTATCGTTCACGAACCACTGGGCGTTATTGCACAGATTATTCCGTGGAATTTCCCGATTCTCATGGCGGTTTGGAAACTGGCTCCGGCATTGGCAGCCGGAAACTGCGTTGTACTGAAGCCCGCGGAAAGCACTCCGGTTTCTATCATGGTTTTGATGGAAATTATAGGAGATCTCCTTCCTCCGGGTGTTGTAAATATTGTCAACGGTTTCGGCGCAGAATTGGGAAGGGCATTGGTGACCAATCCGAAAGTTTCTAAAGCCGCATTTACAGGATCTACTGCAACGGGACGCCTTGTTATGCAGTATGCAACGGAAAACATTATTCCGGTAACATTGGAATTAGGCGGGAAATCACCAAACGTTTTTTTCAATTCTGTAATGGATACCGATGATGAGTTTTTGGATAAAGCCATTGAAGGAGCAGTTCTTTTTGCACTGAATCAGGGAGAAATCTGTACATGTCCGTCAAGATTGCTTGTTCAGGAAGATATTGCGGATGCCTTTATTGCGAAAGTGATTGAAAGAGTAAAAGCGATTAAGGTCGGGAATCCGTTGGATAAAACCGTAATGATGGGCGCACAGGCGTCGCAGATCCAGAAAGATAAGATTCTTTCCTATATCAAACTTGGAAAAGAAGAAGGTGCGGAAGTGCTCGTTGGTGGTGATGTCAACAATGTAGGCGAAGGACTTGAAGATGGCTATTATATTCAGCCTACAATTTTCAAAGGCAATAACAGGATGAGAATTTTCCAGGAAGAAATTTTCGGGCCGGTGCTGGCTTTTACAACCTTCAAAGACGAAGAAGAAGCCGTTAAAATTGCCAATGATACGATTTACGGACTGGGAGCAGGAGTCTGGACGAGAGATGCACATCAGCTGTATACTATTCCGCGTCAGATCCAGGCGGGAAGAGTCTGGGTAAACCAGTATCACTCTTACCCTGCAGGAGCGCCTTTTGGGGGCTACAAACAATCCGGAATCGGAAGGGAAAACCACAAAATGATGCTGGATCATTACCGTCAGACCAAAAATATGCTGATCTCGTACAACAAAAACAAACTAGGATTTTTTTAATTTTAAATAATAGGGCGTGCCCGTTTGCCCCGGCTGAAGCCGGGGCAAAACGGTCGGGCTATCCAGGGCTGCACTTCGTTTCGGTGCTCCGCTTCGCTCCGCACCGGCTCGTTCCTCGCCGCCCTTCCTATCCCTCACGCAATGATTCGTTGTCTTGTACATATTTATACACATAGAGATTACCGAAGTCAGAAAAGTAATATTAACAATTTATACTCTTTGCATCAAGTAAAATCAACCTTATATGATTCTTTAGAGTCTTCAAGTAATTTATTATAGAAATAAAAAGTAAAGAAAATTCTTAGCGATCTTAGTTAAGTGTAACGCCTTTGCGAACTTAAAAAACATATAGTATTAAAAAAGATCTTTGCGGACTTTGCGTTAAATTAAAGATTAATCAAATAAACTTTTTATAAATAATCCGCGAAATCTGAGGGAAATAAAAAACAACATTTCATTATAATATTAGGATATCCGTTTCCAAGAAAATTCCAATGATTCAATAAAAACTAATTCAAAACTCAGAATATGATACCAAAAACAATGAAAGCAGCGGTTGTTCAAGGCTACGGACAACCATTAAAAATACAAGAAGTTCCCGTAAGAGAACCTGGAAGATATGAAGTATTGGTAAAAGTAATCGCATGTGGCGTTTGTCATACAGATCTTCATGCCGTTGATGGCGACTGGCCGGCCAAACCCAAAATGCCTCTGATTCCCGGACATGAAGGAGTGGGAATTGTAGTCGCCTGCGGTCCTGAAGCGTATGTTAAAGAAGGAGATGCAGTAGGAGTACCCTGGCTATATTCCGCTTGCGGATGCTGCGATTATTGCATTACAGGATGGGAAACTCTGTGTGAAGCGCAGAAAAATGGCGGATATAGTGTAGATGGTGGCTTTGCAGAATATGTAATTGCAGATTCAAGATATGTGGGACATTTGAAAAGTGATATCAACTTTTTGGAGATCGCGCCGATTCTTTGCGCCGGAGTTACCGTGTATAAAGGGTTAAAAGAAACGGAAACAAAACCTGGAGAATGGGTAGCCATTTCAGGAATCGGGGGATTGGGTCACGTAGCCGTTCAGTATGCGAAAGCAATGGGAATGCATGTGGCTGCTATTGATGTGGCGGATGATAAATTGGATTTGGCGAAAAAGCTCGGGGCAGATTTGGTAGTCAACGCAAGAAACACAGATCCTGGAGAATACCTGCATAAAGAAGTCGGCGGAATGCACGGCGCGCTCATTACGGCAGTTTCCCCTATTGCCTTCAAACAGGGAATTGATGTATTACGAAGAAAAGGAACCATTGCGCTGAACGGCCTTCCGCCGGGATCCTTTGAGCTTCCGATCTTTGAAACCGTGCTCAAGAGAATTACCGTGAGAGGTTCCATCGTCGGAACACGGAAAGATCTCCAGGAGGCACTTGATTTTGCTAATGAAGGATTGGTAAAAGCAACCGTTACCGCTGCAAAACTGGAAGATATTAACGACGTCTTTGATAAGATGAAAAAAGGACAGATCGATGGAAGGATCGTTCTTGATATCGCCGGAAGTGCAAATTAATGATGACAATGTCTGGTTCGGCGAAATGAAATTTTGCCGAACTTTTTTTAACTTGTTTAAAAGAATTGTAAGCACGTTTTGTATTTTGATATATTTTCGTCACTTCGAGTAGATTTTGAAAAAATCGTATCGAGAAGTTTGTTACTTCTGAAGATAATCTATTCTCGATACATTTTTCTCCACTTTGTTACGAAAAAATACTCGAACTGACGAATTCAATAACAAAATTTTGCAAAATGCACAACTGCTTATTATAAGTATAAAGTAAATTTGCTTGAGACTCAGAAAAAGCCCAGCTGCTTAAAATAATTGAAGTACCCCGAATAGCAAACTATTTAATTTGAGCTATGCCAATCAATAACAAAAGAAGAATTATGAACCCTAAAATAACAAGACTCTCTGCTACAGAAAAAGCCCTGGAAGTCATCTGGGTGCTCGAAAAAAAATACGGTGATCTCATGTTCTACCAGACAGGAGGCTGTTGCGAAGGCACACAGCCGCAATGTTTTGAAAAAGGTGGGTTTTATCCGCGAATGAACGATGCCATGATCGGGACCATCAACGGACACGAATTCTGGATCGACCGCGACCTCTTCGAGTACTGGCAGTATTCCCATTTTACATTGGACGTTACCGATGGTTTCGGACCGGGAGGGTTTTCTTTGGAAACTCCACTGGGAAAAACATTTAAAGTTATTTATACACTCTTCACACCGGAAGAACTGGAAAATCTGGAGCCAGTAAAGCGCAGTGAATAAATCTGCCTGATCATCAAAAAAAAATTTGTGTAATCTGTGTTTAGCAAAAACAAAAAATCAGACTTTCACAAATCGGCTCACAAACATCGAAGCCACCAATTGCCCGACTGCATTCAGAACAGTAGCCAGCGGATCCACCAGGGTTCCGATAATCATCACTGCCGGAATGGCTTCCTGTGGCAGTTTATAGACTGAGATCATCAGCATCTCACCGATATATCCGCCATTGGGAATTCCGCCCGCTACAATGCTCACGAAAACCGTAATGCCTAATGCCAGAAGTAAATTCATCGGATCGAAAAAGTCTCTGCCGATAATCATAAAAGCAACATAGATCTTAATGATGGATGACATGGAAGATCCGTTTTTATGCAGCGTAGTTCCGATAGGGATCACAATATTTGAAATCTGATTGGGAATTCCGATTCTGGATGCAGCTTCTAAGTTAGCAGGCATAGTAGCGAAGCTGCTGCAGGTACTCAGTGCCGTGGCTGTAGGATAAATCGCATTTTTCCAAAAACTTTTAACACCATTCGTCCCGGCGGCCATAAAAGCATAAATGGAAAAAAACAACAGAAAATAAACGACACCTGCAATATAATAAAGTCCGAGTGGCTTAGCATAAAATCCGAAAAGCTGAGGTCCCAGTGTGGCCACCTGATAAGCGAAATAGGCCCCCAAACCAATAGGAGCAGCTTTCATAATTAATAGTAACAGTTCTTTCATGACTTCATATCCGGAAGCAATAAACATCCTGAATGATTGTCCTTTTTCTCCTGCTTTTCTTGCAGAAAATCCCGTCATAAATGCAAAAATAAGCAGGGCCAGCATATTCTGCCGTGAAAAGAGCTGTGTAAATTCGCCCACAGTAAAAAAACTCACAATCCTGTTGCCCCAGCTTTCTTCGGAAGCCACTTCCTCTACCAGTTCCTTACTCCCTGAAACTCCCGAAACCGGAAATAAATACACCGCGAAGATCGTAAAAACGGCCGCTGTTAAGATGAAAAAAATAAAAGTAAACGCCATGGTTATCATGATTTTTCCAAACTTCGACTCTTGCTCCAGCGATGCAATGGAATTGGAGACTGCAAAGAAAACAAGCGGAACAACACTTACGAACAGTAAATTCAGGAAAATATCTCCTAAAGGTTTTATATAACTTACCGTTTGTGGTGCCACAATTCCGATGATACTCCCGATAACGATCCCCAGAAGCAAAAGCAGGATTCCCGAGTAGTTTTTCAACACTTCTTTCATAGAGCGCTTTTTAATCAAAGATAGCTTTATTTTTAACACTTCATTATATAAATTTCGTCTCTAAAATCCTTAAATTTGAGTAAAAAGGTTTCTATGGCTTATATAGACTACTATAAAATTTTAGGCGTAGATAAAAACGCAACGCAGGAAGATATTAAAAAAGCGTATCGCAAGCTTGCAAGAAAACTTCATCCCGACCTGAATCCAGACGATAAGGAAGCAGAAAGGAAATTCAAGGAGATCAACGAAGCCAATGAAGTTCTCAGTAATCCTGAAAACCGTGCTAAATACGACAAATATGGAGAACACTGGAAACATGGTGAAGAGTATGAAAAAGCACAACAGCAACAGCAGCAACAAAGGCAAAGTCACGGAAATGATTACAGTAGCGGATTTTCCGGTGCTGATTTTGGTGAAGGAGAAGATTTCTCGGATTTTTTCCAAAGCATGTTCGGTGGAACAGGAGGTTTCGGGAGAAGTTCAAGAGGGAGCGCTTCCGGGAAATTTAAAGGACAGGATGTTCATGCAGAGCTGAATCTAAGCTTAAAGGATGCTGCAACTACCCATCAGCAGACTTTTGATATTAACGGGAAAAAGGTGAGGATTACCATTCCGGCCGGAGTTTATGACGGACAGCAGATTAAATTAAAAGGCCATGGAAATCCCGGCTATAATGGTGGCCCGAACGGTGATTTGTACATTACTTTTATGATTCCGGCTGATCCGGATTTTGAAAGGATAGGAGATGATTTAAAAACTAAAGTCGCGATCGATTTGTATACGGCTGTTTTGGGCGGCGATGTTAAAGTTAAAACCCTTACAGGAAGCGTTAATCTTAAAGTAAAGTCGGAAACGCAGAACGGAACTACCGTAAGGCTAAAAGGAAAAGGATTCCCTGTTTACAAAAAAGAAGGAGAATTCGGCGACCTTTTTGTGACATACGATGTGAAACTGCCTACCAATCTTACTGATAAGCAGAAGCAGCTTTTCGAACAACTAAAAAACTCTTAAGTCATGAATGAAAGAATATCACGGGAAGAACTCGTAAAAATATACAATATTGAAATCACCTTTTTTGATGAACTGGTAGATTCCGGTTTACTGAATATTCAGACAGAGAATGAAATCCACTATCTGATGTATGAAGATCTGCCGT comes from the Chryseobacterium nepalense genome and includes:
- a CDS encoding M1 family metallopeptidase, with product MKKAILSIALLGIFFSTNVAAQTETSGREKVYRATHTKVTELKHTKLKVNFDYQKEQMNGEEWLTASPFFYPSNELTLDAKGMLIHEVALESNGKKSPLKYDYKDDILKITLDKTYQKNQDYTVYIKYTSRPNEVKQEGSAAINDAKGLYFINAQGKDPDMPTQIWTQGETESSSAWFPTIDKPNQKTTQEIYMTVPDKYVTLSNGILKDSQKESNGLRTDHWVMDKRHSTYLFFMGVGEYAIVKDKWRNIPVDYYIEKEYEPYAKQIYGNTPEMIEFFSKKLGYDYPWAKYAQISGRNYVSGAMENTTATLHGSDILQKPGQLIDENTWEDTIAHELFHHWFGDLVTAESWSNLTVNESFANYSEYLWNEFKYGKDQADYHQMTDVNMYIHNPTDFKNNLVRFDYASREDVFDLVTYQKGGGILHMLRNYLGDEAFFAGMQDYLKTNEYQNAEAHQLRLSFEKVSGKDLNWFFNQWYFGSGNPKINYSYTFEPVKKQVAVTIEQTQEQPFQFPLAIDVYENGKPKRYNVWVNAEAKNTFNFDVSKNADLVNINADGVLLAEINDTKTPEQYLMQFTGSKEFKSRYNALNGIKDQVGKNPAATKLLSAAIKDPYFRTRIKALQLMDLSNAEQLKALGSDVEKLASNDPKTLVQAAAISALAKTKDKKYMPIFEKGINAVSNAVKGSSVGAIVAIDPSKAAAYADKIDLEGASETLAAQMLPIIVKNKVTSQMANIAQFAAFYPFIKFQNPELGKSAEEGFNWIMTSDNVKATESITKILGQAKGQIGENPQVKMMISQMLKDGLNKKMELLKQNPQSAASINKQIDLLNKAIEDFK
- a CDS encoding T9SS type A sorting domain-containing protein; the protein is MKTNLLSKKIKNRYVFSALTIFSAIGLHAQISTFPWTETFEDNSPTRSGWTQVYETNNMSWTFASSATTGSNGVTAFAGTKFANFPANSSGADKTKLVTPPLNSLVLTSPRLSFYLINPQQGSNANWVRIYYRMSASDSWNMVMGFQPPFNSWYFFANVNLPPNLYQVAIECENAQGYSTLIDNFTISNDVLGVNDVRVSPKSSINYYPNPVNDILHYQAKDKVHEMTIYDANGRSIQTHTVNAEQGNINISTLSNGIYVISGKTDKGIESFKIIKN
- a CDS encoding hydroxymethylglutaryl-CoA synthase family protein; this translates as MTFGIEAASYHVPSLYLEIKDLAEKRGIEPAKLEKGLGLHKMGFPDVHEDAATFAAEALLKLIKDYHINPKDIARIYLGTESALDAAKPTASYAMQMVEKVLEEEFGERCFKNCDVVDLTFACIGAVDAFHNSLDFVRVNPDKKAVVIASDYAKYELASSGEYTQGGGAVAVLVSSKPDLIEFENNWGVATESVFDFFKPRRHFKKENLNNAPESFPEKIEIFTDEPVFDGQYSNQCYQDRIREAYNHYKEITGKNKPYEHWKYLIFHLPYAFHGKRVFTEIYSLENGLSYETPEEQKAVAKSEAYIQFINDKIEKSQRASSEIGNMYTASIFMALLSALQTSFNENEELTGKEIGFLGYGSGSKSKVFAGKVSANWKNVVSKWDVFEELKSRTAINFETYEKLHRKQLENSVNENYKGFGLKYVELENPVLKGARYYHYQK
- a CDS encoding helix-turn-helix transcriptional regulator — its product is MNDHKFLLKTPELKKENQLLSMVENQTKFNLNNCEFSIYETHKAAFDVKLHFETIAFTTMLRGKKHMKLDNKTNYFDYYPGESVLVAPGETMIIDFPEADETPSQCISLSLNPEFIENSLNHLNYHLPKTDETSQWNIELDEYFLFNNQSLASATNNIMRIAMDDNSQKDIMADFALKELLIRLMQTQARSMVEKNIAKNRSRISFAVDYIRKNLHQKLSIESIAKLAYVSKSNFFRMFKDELGTSPNEFILQERISRAKELLKSRNSIKETAFQTGFSDANYFTRVFKQLVGVTPKNYQDKNTLDIFE
- a CDS encoding aldehyde dehydrogenase family protein produces the protein MSTTTQQQSDTLLQWPEFKKRYDNYINGQFTAPVNGEYFDVVSPVDGKKFTQAAHSSKEDLEMAVNAAEKAFQTWKDTSSTERSVILNKIADRIEQNLEYIATVETIDNGKAVRETLAADIPLAIDHFRYFASVIRAEEGSHNELDKDTVSLIVHEPLGVIAQIIPWNFPILMAVWKLAPALAAGNCVVLKPAESTPVSIMVLMEIIGDLLPPGVVNIVNGFGAELGRALVTNPKVSKAAFTGSTATGRLVMQYATENIIPVTLELGGKSPNVFFNSVMDTDDEFLDKAIEGAVLFALNQGEICTCPSRLLVQEDIADAFIAKVIERVKAIKVGNPLDKTVMMGAQASQIQKDKILSYIKLGKEEGAEVLVGGDVNNVGEGLEDGYYIQPTIFKGNNRMRIFQEEIFGPVLAFTTFKDEEEAVKIANDTIYGLGAGVWTRDAHQLYTIPRQIQAGRVWVNQYHSYPAGAPFGGYKQSGIGRENHKMMLDHYRQTKNMLISYNKNKLGFF